Proteins from a single region of Streptomyces glaucescens:
- the pglW gene encoding BREX system serine/threonine kinase PglW, with protein sequence MEKDRWTTVTESEFGHEKRGLESIRKQLPGNEPWRAWANFTFTANSGHPRECDLLIVAPGGVWLVELKDWVGHLAAPYGTWVQTKGNGEEVDHGNPLHLLNKKAKELATLLNRAGGPKAQKVWVQEAVCITNPKLRVELPQNERQHVFTIAELIKELRRPPRDERFRYTEGRSLDIAKRLKKAGIRASEAERWVGSYRLDNEIASGPTWVDYVGHHKDLYETVRVRVYLRERGASAEARESVERASRREAAVLSRFKHRGAAQYKTFEPSAHPAGPALLFDYDMRAMRLDEYVRRYGDKLDIQARLRLLRQLAETIRSAHSGLLHHRALAARSVDVIPGPRKLGEEEAWLRPRLEIADWQVASARSLGSSSGARAAAALAPTALSATHVAEGAEPYLAPELTAPRPDPVLLDVYGLGTLAYLLVTGRPPASTQAEVLTMLRESDGLTPSAVVDGMTDDVDLLVQAATAYRPEQRMSSVDEFLELLADAEDSVGVRRAQSAEPATPAEPADAPSAQPEPDALEAQPGDVLGGGRWQVRRRLGTGSTSRAFLVRDLRSEEFRTRPLAVLKVAVSDRSVTVLEGEAQVMRRLRADSRVINLVVPEPLRLGERTALAVEYVGDEKAELADGEGSNGKIRAREETLARWLREYGAMGMETLEKYGDQLFGAVDFLQGEGVWHRDIKPDNIAIRKRPNGTRELVLIDFSLASYPASETAVGTQGYMDPFIGGTVNRRAVYDDQAERYALAVTLHQMASGELPRWGDGSVTPEMTDPKEMPYPEIQQDAFEDPVREGLLGFFRRALHRDAGKRFATLKDMQDAWKKVFLDASQQTVPSSHGKGHGAEEELHSDEARDQRAAAAGLDTHLSLSGLTAAAQSFLYGLDITTVGELLDRSERDLINKPGLGAKTRSDIQRRIREWRRRLRAAELNPLTGEGRKAAKAELDAAKAESGMERKLSDHLALAAGEGPALRRVSLDALATRMVPELVKGQRGPVGNNQSRIDVARALLRLPGDDGRLPALPAWPTQTDVAKLLGMTQGGVNPHIKGLREKWRDEPALRELRAEVLDILEQSGRLASAAEIADALILRRGTDLPKLYQRRALALAAVRVVVEMEEAAATPAFQHRPNRQAVDEALRPGLLALECREDVDSPDTPSAPGLLDYASRLGQHADRLVRAETLPTAASVLADLTQVEPPQGALDWDERRIVDIAAAASQDAAVSSRLELYPRGLGMVRALRLTQAGVVKIIPGLSEDEQPGLTVATVHERVRSRFPELRTGQGEDGHGLPTDVPLTEVLKEAGFPLVLRTHKDGRQRYLPEGLENASHFGTGIDGSSTVTSSAAAWSENADLAAAARAEERLRAAASGDGYRVLTVRSELGRRAMRELADARFGGGVVTVSATEVFLRHLHAEQEAKAAANPRGLPRWETILKADMAEAGSTAAVNFTRFARNASDRMREEISTLLCGGDDSRPLLLTDGAVFARYDYMGGLDELARQAREGEAQRPLWLFVPQADPGRPPVLGRAVGADGVRDVYATYQEPLGEWIPLPESWVKRIHLAGAQSESAEQTENTEEYAR encoded by the coding sequence ATGGAAAAGGACCGGTGGACGACTGTCACCGAGTCTGAGTTCGGGCACGAGAAGCGGGGCCTGGAGTCGATCCGTAAGCAACTTCCCGGCAACGAGCCATGGCGGGCTTGGGCGAACTTCACATTCACTGCTAATTCGGGCCATCCGCGCGAATGTGACTTGCTGATCGTCGCCCCCGGCGGGGTGTGGTTGGTCGAGCTGAAGGACTGGGTCGGACACCTCGCCGCGCCGTACGGCACCTGGGTGCAGACCAAGGGCAACGGCGAAGAAGTCGATCACGGCAATCCGCTGCACCTGTTGAACAAGAAGGCCAAGGAGCTCGCGACCCTCCTGAACCGGGCGGGCGGTCCCAAGGCCCAGAAGGTGTGGGTCCAAGAAGCCGTCTGTATCACCAACCCCAAGCTCCGCGTGGAGCTGCCGCAGAACGAGCGGCAGCACGTGTTCACGATCGCCGAGCTGATCAAGGAGCTGCGCCGGCCGCCGCGCGACGAGCGGTTCCGGTACACCGAGGGCCGCTCCCTGGACATCGCCAAGCGGCTCAAGAAGGCGGGCATCCGGGCCAGCGAGGCCGAGCGGTGGGTCGGCTCCTACCGCCTTGACAACGAGATTGCCTCCGGTCCCACCTGGGTGGACTACGTCGGCCACCACAAGGACCTGTACGAGACCGTCCGCGTCCGCGTCTACCTGCGGGAGCGGGGTGCGAGCGCGGAGGCGCGCGAGTCCGTGGAGCGGGCGTCGCGCCGGGAAGCGGCCGTGCTCAGCCGCTTCAAGCACCGGGGCGCGGCGCAGTACAAGACTTTCGAGCCGTCGGCCCATCCGGCCGGACCGGCTCTGCTCTTCGACTACGACATGCGCGCAATGCGGCTGGACGAGTACGTCCGCCGCTACGGCGACAAGCTCGACATCCAGGCCCGTCTACGGCTGCTGCGGCAGCTCGCCGAGACGATCCGCTCGGCCCACTCCGGCCTGCTCCACCACCGTGCCCTGGCCGCCCGCTCGGTCGACGTCATACCGGGCCCGCGCAAGCTGGGCGAGGAGGAAGCGTGGCTGCGCCCCCGCCTGGAGATCGCCGACTGGCAGGTGGCCAGCGCCCGCAGTCTCGGTTCGAGCAGCGGGGCGCGCGCCGCCGCTGCTCTCGCCCCGACCGCGCTGTCCGCCACGCATGTGGCCGAGGGCGCGGAGCCGTACCTGGCACCGGAGCTGACCGCCCCGCGACCTGACCCGGTGCTGCTGGACGTGTACGGCCTGGGGACGCTCGCCTACCTGCTGGTCACCGGCCGCCCCCCGGCATCCACCCAGGCAGAGGTCCTGACGATGCTCCGCGAGAGCGACGGCCTGACGCCTTCCGCCGTCGTGGACGGTATGACGGACGACGTCGACCTGCTCGTCCAGGCGGCTACCGCCTACCGCCCCGAGCAGCGCATGTCGTCCGTCGACGAGTTCCTGGAACTCCTCGCCGACGCCGAGGATTCGGTGGGCGTACGACGCGCTCAGTCCGCCGAGCCCGCGACTCCCGCCGAACCGGCGGACGCGCCTAGCGCGCAGCCCGAGCCCGACGCACTGGAGGCCCAGCCCGGCGATGTGCTGGGCGGCGGTCGCTGGCAGGTCCGCCGACGCTTGGGGACCGGCTCCACTTCACGCGCGTTCCTCGTACGGGATCTCCGGTCGGAGGAGTTCCGCACCCGGCCGCTCGCCGTTCTGAAGGTGGCGGTCTCGGACCGCAGCGTCACCGTCCTGGAGGGCGAGGCGCAGGTGATGCGCCGGCTGCGCGCGGACTCGCGGGTGATCAACCTCGTGGTGCCCGAGCCGCTGCGGCTTGGCGAGCGGACCGCACTCGCCGTCGAGTACGTCGGCGACGAGAAGGCGGAGCTCGCCGACGGTGAGGGCTCGAACGGCAAGATCCGCGCCCGTGAGGAGACCCTCGCCCGCTGGCTGCGCGAGTACGGCGCCATGGGCATGGAGACCCTGGAGAAGTACGGCGACCAGCTCTTCGGCGCCGTCGACTTCCTCCAGGGCGAGGGCGTGTGGCACCGCGACATCAAGCCGGACAACATCGCCATCCGCAAGCGACCCAACGGCACGCGCGAGCTGGTTCTGATCGACTTCTCCCTCGCCTCCTACCCGGCGAGCGAGACGGCGGTCGGCACCCAGGGGTACATGGACCCCTTCATCGGCGGCACGGTGAACAGGCGGGCGGTCTATGACGACCAGGCCGAGCGGTACGCCCTCGCGGTCACCCTCCACCAGATGGCCTCCGGCGAGCTGCCGCGCTGGGGCGACGGCTCGGTCACACCCGAGATGACCGATCCGAAGGAGATGCCGTACCCGGAGATCCAGCAGGACGCCTTCGAGGATCCGGTCCGCGAGGGCCTGCTGGGATTCTTCCGCCGCGCCCTGCACCGCGACGCCGGCAAGCGGTTCGCGACGCTCAAGGACATGCAGGACGCGTGGAAGAAGGTCTTCCTCGACGCGTCTCAGCAGACCGTGCCCTCCTCGCACGGCAAGGGCCACGGCGCCGAGGAGGAGCTGCACTCCGACGAGGCACGCGACCAGCGCGCCGCGGCGGCTGGACTCGACACCCATCTCTCCCTGTCGGGCCTGACCGCCGCTGCCCAGTCCTTCCTGTACGGCCTGGACATCACCACGGTCGGCGAGCTGCTCGACCGAAGCGAGCGCGACCTGATCAACAAGCCGGGTCTGGGTGCCAAGACCCGCTCCGACATCCAGCGGCGCATCCGTGAATGGCGCCGCCGACTGCGCGCCGCCGAGCTCAATCCCCTCACCGGGGAGGGCCGGAAGGCCGCCAAGGCGGAACTGGACGCGGCCAAGGCCGAGTCCGGCATGGAGCGCAAGCTCAGCGACCACCTGGCCCTGGCTGCGGGTGAAGGTCCGGCGCTGCGACGCGTCTCGCTGGACGCGCTTGCGACGCGCATGGTCCCGGAACTGGTGAAGGGGCAGCGAGGCCCCGTCGGCAACAACCAGAGCCGTATCGACGTGGCCCGTGCGCTGCTGCGCCTCCCCGGCGACGACGGACGACTGCCGGCGCTGCCCGCCTGGCCCACGCAGACGGACGTGGCCAAGCTACTGGGCATGACTCAGGGAGGAGTCAACCCGCACATCAAGGGCCTGCGGGAAAAGTGGCGCGACGAGCCGGCCCTGCGGGAGCTGCGCGCCGAGGTCCTGGACATTTTGGAGCAGTCCGGACGCCTCGCCTCCGCCGCCGAGATCGCCGACGCGCTGATCCTGCGGCGCGGTACCGACCTGCCCAAGCTGTACCAGCGTCGCGCCTTGGCACTGGCCGCCGTACGCGTCGTGGTGGAGATGGAGGAGGCTGCCGCGACTCCGGCCTTCCAGCACCGCCCCAATCGGCAGGCCGTGGATGAGGCGCTGCGACCCGGGCTCTTGGCTTTGGAATGCCGGGAGGACGTCGACAGCCCTGACACGCCGTCCGCGCCGGGCCTGCTCGACTACGCGAGTCGCCTCGGCCAGCACGCCGACCGGCTCGTGCGGGCTGAGACCCTTCCGACGGCCGCGTCCGTGCTCGCCGATCTGACCCAGGTGGAGCCTCCGCAGGGTGCCCTCGACTGGGACGAGCGGCGGATCGTGGACATCGCGGCGGCTGCCTCGCAGGACGCCGCGGTGTCCTCGCGTCTGGAGCTGTACCCGCGCGGCCTTGGCATGGTGCGGGCACTACGCCTCACCCAGGCCGGCGTCGTCAAGATCATCCCCGGCCTGTCGGAGGACGAGCAACCGGGGCTGACTGTCGCCACTGTGCATGAGCGGGTGCGGTCCCGCTTCCCCGAGCTGCGGACGGGACAGGGCGAGGACGGTCATGGCTTGCCTACGGATGTTCCGCTCACGGAGGTGCTGAAGGAGGCCGGCTTCCCGCTGGTCCTGCGCACGCACAAGGACGGACGGCAGCGCTACCTGCCGGAGGGCCTGGAGAACGCCAGCCACTTCGGCACCGGGATCGACGGGTCCTCGACCGTGACCTCGTCCGCCGCCGCGTGGTCGGAGAATGCCGACCTGGCTGCGGCAGCTCGTGCAGAGGAACGTCTGCGAGCTGCGGCGAGTGGCGACGGTTACCGGGTGCTGACCGTCCGTAGTGAACTGGGCCGACGCGCGATGCGTGAGCTGGCGGATGCGCGGTTCGGTGGGGGTGTGGTGACGGTGTCGGCGACCGAGGTGTTCCTGCGGCACCTTCACGCCGAGCAGGAGGCGAAGGCGGCGGCCAACCCGAGGGGACTGCCGCGCTGGGAGACGATCCTGAAGGCGGATATGGCAGAGGCGGGTTCCACGGCGGCCGTCAACTTCACGCGTTTCGCTCGGAATGCGAGCGACCGTATGCGTGAGGAGATCAGCACGCTGCTGTGTGGCGGGGACGACTCACGTCCGTTGCTGCTGACGGACGGTGCGGTGTTCGCCCGCTACGACTACATGGGCGGCCTTGACGAACTTGCGCGTCAGGCGCGGGAGGGCGAGGCCCAGCGGCCCTTGTGGTTGTTCGTACCGCAGGCGGATCCTGGGAGGCCGCCAGTTCTGGGCCGGGCTGTCGGGGCGGATGGGGTGCGGGATGTGTACGCCACGTACCAGGAGCCGTTGGGGGAGTGGATTCCGTTGCCTGAATCGTGGGTGAAGCGGATACACCTTGCGGGTGCGCAGAGCGAGAGCGCTGAACAGACTGAGAACACCGAGGAGTACGCCCGATGA
- the pglX gene encoding BREX-2 system adenine-specific DNA-methyltransferase PglX — MIDRKALLDDLKPQVAAAKKDLERQVGEVSEVRERYDAEYKQARELGRTAATWKAWLDERLTQVAVAWVLATVFVRFCEDNGLIAEPFITSPEIDRRELAQARYDEYKSTAHDPTWRGWLELAFDEIGAGQAGRLLFDKRHNPLYEVPLSHEGAGALVAFWGRRDEEGKLVHDFTDPLNDEDRAQGWDTRFLGDLYQDLSDDARTRYALLQTPEFVEEFILERTMTPALREFGFEKLKMIDPTCGSGHFVLGAFKRLLKEWSDKASTADAHKRVRAALDSVHGVDINPFAVAIARFRLLVAAMAAADVRTMEKAALYEWPIHLAVGDSLIKSRQLELTLDGKEAEDPLASFAYRTEDLREHQDILTPGRYHVVVGNPPYITVQDKGLNQRYREMYKACHKEYALTVPFAQRFFELSMRGNPETGLGYGMVGQITSNSFIKREFGVKLIEDYYGQQVELTEVIDTSGAYIPGHGTPTVILVGRRRGGHHRASTVLTVRSVQGEPGVPADPAKGHVWSAIVDQIETPGSVSKWVAVDNLDRKRYFAKQPWVLVDGGQELLDYLDQRSNLKVKGLAPRLGSTGRTSADSIMITDRQAWLRRGCEEELGRTLVVGEELRDWLHSAGAYTFFPYRETSEKFKLLPLPQGAGAFRWMWLGRTVLGHRATFSKRTYFAEGRPWYEWHQVTPSPGCHQWSIAFPEVATHNHAVLDRDGKVFKQTAPVIKLREDASEEQHLQLLGVLNSSLACLWLKMVCHDKGIRGEGGGFTSDDWERFYVFTSTKLQDFPVPNVYPAILGTAVDSLAQELAATTPSAVATAGTPTAPALREARSHYNHLRARMIALQEELDWQVYALYGLLDDDLRPAPRDGDEFADVPELALGERAFEIVLARRVMAGEASDEWFRRHGSTPITEIPDYWPAPYREIVQKRIDAIESNRQIGMVERPEYKRRWATEGWDALQEKALRSWLLDRMEGNALWFDADGSPQIRTLNQLVSDLEQDEDFLAVAELFAPDQEFTKTVAHLLSNQHVPATAALRYKPSGLDKHAEWKHTWEEQRREDAEQDPIAKKKIRDGIPVPRTYASADFLRSSYWSLRGKMDVPKERFISYGAENLQTPPLYGWAGWDHLQQAEALLGYLNVHGSELSDEEWPPLLAALLELQPWLDQWHNEIDPTYGTSPAADVLAGRRSLQGERHLTDEDLQAWRPPAARRGRGASTKTVKKAQSTRSKNTKES, encoded by the coding sequence ATGATCGACCGCAAGGCCCTGCTGGACGACCTCAAGCCGCAGGTCGCTGCAGCCAAGAAGGACCTTGAGCGGCAGGTCGGCGAGGTGTCTGAGGTACGGGAACGGTACGACGCCGAGTACAAGCAGGCGCGTGAGCTGGGGCGTACGGCGGCGACGTGGAAGGCGTGGCTGGACGAGCGGCTCACGCAGGTGGCGGTCGCGTGGGTGTTGGCTACGGTGTTCGTGCGGTTCTGTGAGGACAACGGGCTGATTGCGGAGCCGTTTATCACCTCGCCGGAGATCGATCGGCGGGAGCTGGCGCAGGCTCGGTACGACGAGTACAAGTCGACGGCTCATGACCCCACTTGGCGGGGTTGGCTTGAGTTGGCGTTTGACGAAATCGGGGCGGGGCAGGCTGGGCGGCTGCTCTTCGACAAGCGGCACAACCCGTTGTATGAGGTGCCGCTTTCGCACGAGGGTGCTGGGGCGCTGGTTGCGTTCTGGGGGCGGCGGGACGAAGAGGGGAAGCTCGTCCATGACTTCACCGACCCGCTGAACGACGAGGACAGGGCGCAGGGGTGGGACACGCGCTTCCTCGGTGACCTGTATCAGGACCTGAGCGATGATGCGCGGACACGGTACGCGCTGCTGCAGACGCCGGAGTTCGTCGAGGAGTTCATCCTCGAGCGGACGATGACCCCCGCGTTGCGGGAATTTGGCTTCGAGAAGCTGAAGATGATCGACCCCACCTGTGGGTCCGGGCACTTCGTGCTGGGCGCCTTCAAGCGGCTGCTGAAGGAGTGGAGTGACAAGGCCTCGACGGCTGATGCGCACAAGCGGGTGCGGGCCGCGCTCGACTCGGTGCACGGCGTCGATATCAACCCGTTCGCGGTCGCCATCGCGCGTTTCCGGTTGCTGGTCGCTGCCATGGCTGCGGCGGACGTGCGGACGATGGAGAAGGCGGCGCTGTACGAGTGGCCAATCCATCTGGCAGTGGGTGACTCGCTCATCAAGTCCCGGCAGCTGGAGCTCACGCTGGACGGGAAGGAAGCGGAGGACCCGCTGGCCTCGTTCGCCTACCGCACGGAGGATCTGCGCGAGCATCAGGACATCCTTACGCCGGGTCGGTACCACGTCGTCGTGGGTAACCCGCCCTACATCACGGTGCAGGACAAGGGGCTCAACCAGCGGTACCGGGAGATGTACAAGGCGTGCCACAAGGAGTACGCGCTCACCGTGCCGTTCGCGCAGAGGTTCTTCGAGCTCTCGATGAGGGGTAACCCGGAGACCGGGCTGGGCTACGGAATGGTTGGGCAGATCACCTCCAACTCCTTCATCAAAAGGGAGTTCGGCGTGAAGCTGATCGAGGATTACTACGGTCAGCAGGTTGAGCTCACGGAGGTTATCGACACGTCCGGTGCCTATATTCCGGGACATGGCACGCCCACAGTGATCCTTGTTGGGCGGCGACGGGGCGGTCATCATCGAGCGTCGACCGTGCTTACGGTGCGTTCGGTGCAGGGGGAGCCAGGCGTTCCTGCTGATCCGGCGAAGGGGCACGTGTGGTCGGCGATCGTCGACCAGATCGAGACGCCGGGCAGCGTGAGCAAGTGGGTGGCCGTCGACAACCTTGATCGGAAGCGGTACTTCGCGAAGCAGCCGTGGGTGCTTGTCGATGGCGGGCAAGAATTGCTGGACTACCTCGACCAACGCAGCAATCTCAAAGTGAAGGGTTTGGCGCCGCGTCTGGGAAGCACGGGACGTACGAGCGCCGACAGCATTATGATCACGGACCGCCAGGCTTGGCTGCGTCGCGGTTGCGAAGAGGAACTTGGGCGTACGCTTGTGGTCGGTGAAGAGTTGCGCGACTGGCTCCACTCGGCAGGGGCTTACACATTCTTCCCTTATAGGGAGACCTCGGAGAAGTTCAAACTGTTGCCCCTGCCCCAAGGTGCTGGCGCATTCAGATGGATGTGGTTGGGTCGAACTGTGCTGGGTCACCGCGCCACTTTCTCTAAGCGGACCTATTTCGCTGAGGGAAGGCCTTGGTATGAGTGGCATCAGGTGACTCCAAGCCCCGGCTGCCATCAATGGTCGATCGCATTTCCGGAAGTGGCGACACACAACCACGCTGTGTTGGATCGGGACGGAAAGGTCTTCAAGCAGACCGCGCCCGTGATCAAATTGCGGGAGGATGCCTCGGAGGAGCAGCATCTGCAGCTGCTTGGAGTGCTCAACAGCTCTTTGGCCTGTCTCTGGCTCAAGATGGTTTGCCATGATAAGGGAATCCGCGGCGAAGGGGGCGGCTTTACTAGCGACGACTGGGAGCGTTTCTATGTGTTCACCAGCACAAAGCTCCAGGACTTTCCCGTGCCCAACGTTTACCCAGCGATCCTTGGTACGGCAGTCGATTCCCTCGCCCAAGAGCTGGCCGCTACCACCCCGTCGGCTGTAGCCACCGCTGGCACCCCCACCGCCCCAGCCCTCCGCGAGGCCCGCTCCCATTACAATCACCTCCGCGCCCGCATGATCGCCCTTCAGGAAGAATTGGACTGGCAGGTCTACGCCCTCTACGGCCTCCTCGATGACGACCTCCGCCCCGCCCCCCGCGACGGCGACGAGTTCGCCGACGTCCCTGAACTGGCCCTCGGCGAGCGCGCGTTCGAGATCGTGCTGGCGCGCCGGGTTATGGCCGGCGAGGCGTCCGACGAGTGGTTCCGGCGTCACGGTTCCACCCCCATCACAGAGATCCCGGACTACTGGCCCGCCCCCTACCGGGAGATCGTCCAGAAGCGCATCGACGCGATCGAGTCAAACCGCCAGATCGGCATGGTGGAGCGCCCCGAGTACAAGCGCCGCTGGGCCACCGAGGGCTGGGACGCGCTCCAGGAGAAGGCCCTGCGCTCCTGGCTGCTCGACCGCATGGAGGGCAACGCCCTCTGGTTCGACGCGGACGGCAGCCCGCAGATCCGTACCCTCAACCAACTGGTGTCCGACCTCGAACAGGATGAGGACTTCCTGGCGGTCGCTGAACTCTTCGCGCCTGATCAGGAGTTTACGAAGACCGTCGCCCACCTCCTCTCCAACCAGCATGTCCCGGCCACCGCAGCCCTCCGCTACAAGCCCTCCGGCCTCGACAAGCATGCAGAGTGGAAGCACACCTGGGAGGAACAGCGCAGGGAGGACGCCGAGCAGGACCCCATCGCTAAGAAGAAGATTCGCGACGGGATCCCGGTGCCTCGGACCTACGCCAGCGCCGACTTCCTGCGCAGCTCTTATTGGAGCCTGCGCGGCAAAATGGATGTCCCCAAGGAACGCTTCATCTCCTACGGCGCCGAAAACCTCCAAACCCCACCCCTCTACGGCTGGGCTGGCTGGGACCACCTCCAGCAGGCCGAGGCCCTCCTCGGCTACCTGAACGTCCACGGCTCCGAGTTGTCCGACGAAGAGTGGCCCCCGCTCCTCGCCGCCCTCCTCGAACTCCAGCCCTGGCTCGACCAGTGGCACAACGAGATCGACCCGACGTACGGCACCTCCCCGGCCGCCGACGTCCTGGCCGGCCGCCGTTCGCTCCAGGGCGAACGCCACCTCACCGACGAGGACCTGCAGGCCTGGCGACCGCCCGCCGCCCGCCGTGGACGCGGAGCGTCGACCAAGACGGTCAAGAAGGCCCAGAGCACCCGAAGCAAGAACACGAAGGAGTCCTGA